One window of Acipenser ruthenus chromosome 45, fAciRut3.2 maternal haplotype, whole genome shotgun sequence genomic DNA carries:
- the LOC117401065 gene encoding zinc finger protein 845-like isoform X1 — MCGETFEDLSRLESQQQNHTGEKLHSCSKCNESFEDLLSLKKHQRIHTGQKLHSCKNCGKTFTDLSNLKKHMQIHPGEKLHTCTECYKSFKLLASLKTHQRIHIKRKLHNCTECYKSFKLLASLKTHQRIHIKGKLHNCTECGKTFKHTANLKTHQRIHTVPKLHSCKECKESFEDLSSLKKHMRIHTGQKLYTCRNCGKTFTDLSNLKKHMQIHPGEKLHTCTECYKSFKLLASLKTHQRIHIKGKLHNCTECYKSFKLLASLKTHQRIHPGEKLLNCTECGKTFKHTANLKTHQRIHTVPKLHSCKECKETFEDLSSLKKHMRIHTGEKPHRCSECGKCYTFLKGLRVHQLSHKKEKPYRCDNAECGKEFYRADQLRFHLQTHTGIKSRSCPDCGKKFFNGSSLKIHRRLHTGEKPYRCSECREMFCRLQDLKIHNEKHTGVKPYGCLICGEKFSRGDKYRRHKLKHTGQKTFGCKTCGKSFRQKCSLQRHELIHSGEKPFGCSVCGKNFNSSGSLTTHKRIHIDSRNFRCRECGKGFNAAGTLKTHLRIHTGEKPCLCRHCGRGFRAPGQLARHRRIHEKSNT; from the coding sequence ATGTGCGGGGAGACTTTCGAAGATTTATCAAGACTTGAAAGTCAACAGCAAaatcacacaggagagaaactgcaTAGCTGCAGCAAGTGTAATGAGAGTTTTGAAGATTTGTTAAGtcttaaaaaacaccagagaattcacacagggcAGAAACTGCATAGCTGCAAAAACTGTGGGAAGACTTTCACAGATTTATCAAATCttaaaaaacacatgcaaattCACCCTGGAGAGAAACTGCATACCTGTACAGAATGCTATAAAAGTTTTAAACTTTTAGCAAGtcttaaaacacaccaacgaattcacataAAAAGGAAACTGCATAACTGTACAGAATGCTATAAGAGTTTTAAACTTTTAGCAAGtcttaaaacacaccaacgaattcacataAAAGGGAAACTGCATAACTGTACAGAATGTGGTAAAACTTTCAAACATACAGCAAaccttaaaacacaccaacgaattcacacggTACCGAAACTGCATAGCTGCAAAGAATGTAAAGAGAGTTTTGAAGATTTATCAAGTCTTAAAAAACACATGCGAATTCACACAGGGCAGAAACTGTATACCTGCAGAAACTGTGGGAAGACTTTCACAGATTTATCAAATCttaaaaaacacatgcaaattCACCCTGGAGAGAAACTGCATACCTGTACAGAATGCTATAAAAGTTTTAAACTTTTAGCAAGtcttaaaacacaccaacgaattcacataAAAGGGAAACTGCATAACTGTACAGAATGCTATAAAAGTTTTAAACTTTTAGCAAgccttaaaacacaccaacgaattcacccAGGAGAGAAACTGCTTAACTGTACAGAATGCGGTAAAACTTTCAAACATACAGCAAaccttaaaacacaccaacgaattcacacggTACCGAAACTGCATAGCTGCAAAGAATGTAAAGAAACTTTTGAAGATTTATCAAGTCTTAAAAAACACatgcgaattcacacaggagagaaaccgcatcGCTGTAGCGAATGTGGCAAATGTTATACTTTCTTAAAAGGTCTAAGAGTTCACCAACTTtctcacaaaaaagaaaaaccataTAGATGTGACAATGCTGAATGCGGTAAAGAATTTTACAGGGCTGATCAACTCCGATTTCACCTTCAAACTCACACTGGTATCAAATCTCGTAGCTGTCCAGACTGCGGTAAAAAGTTTTTCAATGGATCGAGCTTAAAGATTCACCGCAGACTTCACACAGGCGAAAAACCGTATCGCTGTTCAGAATGCAGAGAAATGTTTTGCCGGTTACAGGATTTAAAAATTCACAATGAGAAACACACTGGTGTAAAACCTTACGGTTGTTTAATTTGTGGAGAAAAATTTAGTCGAGGGGATAAATATCGACGGCACAAATTGAAACACACGGGACAAAAAACGTTCGGTTGTAAAACGTGCGGGAAAAGTTTTCGACAAAAATGTTCTCTTCAAAGACACGAATTGATTCACTCCGGGGAAAAGCCATTTGGTTGTTCAGTTTGCGGGAAGAATTTTAATTCTTCCGGGAGTTTGACGACTCATAAACGGATTCACATTGACAGTAGGAATTTTCGCTGCAGAGAATGTGGGAAAGGTTTTAACGCAGCTGGAACTTTGAAGACGCATCTCCGGATTCATACCGGAGAGAAACCGTGTTTGTGCCGTCACTGCGGCAGAGGATTTAGAGCACCTGGACAATTAGCCAGACACCGTAGAATTCATGAGAAATCTAACACTTAG